In Chrysoperla carnea chromosome 2, inChrCarn1.1, whole genome shotgun sequence, the following proteins share a genomic window:
- the LOC123293650 gene encoding B9 domain-containing protein 2-like produces the protein MGEVHIIGQICGAYQFLETNLFCKWSIETGSGWKLLSGPIQGQTSVSRSNYRKASYWGYPIDVHFVSKTIKGWPKINLHIHHFDSYGRIHSFGYGQLHLPTSPGHHELTCYIWRPIGTIFQRVIQFFLGGSPQLSDPNSIGSPTDRYQLNTESMGIVKLELYIVFRNYQEFGVEYK, from the exons ATGGGTGAAGTACATATTATTGGACAAATTTGTGGAGCATAtcaatttttagaaacaaatttattttgtaaatggtcTATAGAAACTG gATCTGGATGGAAATTGTTATCGGGTCCAATACAAGGACAAACATCTGTTAGTCGATCAAATTATAGAAAAGCTAGTTATTGGGGATATCCAATTGATGTACATTTTgtatcaaaaactataaaag ggtggccaaaaatcaatttacatatcCATCATTTTGATTCCTATGGACGTATACACTCATTTGGATACGGCCAATTACATCTACCTACATCTCCAGGTCATCACGAATTAACTTGTTATATTTGGCGACCCATAGgaacaatttttcaaagagtaatacaatttttcttag gtgGATCTCCACAATTATCGGATCCAAACAGTATTGGATCACCAACCGATCGTTATCAGTTAAACACAGAATCTATGGGAATAGTTAAATtagaattatatattgtatttcgTAATTATCAAGAATTTGGggttgaatataaataa